TCGAGTTCCGGTGCTGCTGCCGATGCAAGCAAAGGTATGAAAACTACCGAAGTAACCGAACCACCGCTGGTGTTCGACCCAATCACGGTAGAATCTTTGAGACAGGAGAAGGGATTCCAAAAGACGGCTAAGAAGCAACAGAAGGAGCTAGACAGCGTTAAAAAGAAGCATGCCAAGGAACGAATGGGTGTGCAGAAAACACAGAACGCTGCCATCGAGCGCCTCATCAAGGGCAAAAGCAAAGAGGAGATCAAGGCCGATCCAGCTATAAGGAAGGTAATACAGGAGCAGAACGCGGCCTGGAGCGAAATGATCGAACGTCACAAGAAGGAAGAGTGGGATCTGCTGAAGCAGCAGCTCGACGATCAGAAAGAGATCCTGCGAAAGCTGATGGAGACGACACAGGCGGCCCAGATGAAACAACTGGAGGCCAAACACGAACGGGAGGTCAAGGAACTGAACAGTCGCCAGGCCAAGATCTCGGTCGAAACTTCAAAGGAGGTAGCGAACGATAAAACTCTAAAAACCAAGGGTGAAAAGGATCGTCGATTGCGAGAGAAAAAACAGAACAACATCAAGCGTTTTATGGATGAAAAGAAGGTGAGAAGAATGAGGGTTGTTTAGGGTAGATATTAGGATAAAACgttatttcttttcttttagaCCGCCGGCATCAAGCAGAGTCGTGAGAAGGAGAAGCTCAAGGTGACCCACGACAAGCAGCTGGAAGAGCTCGACAACGATGTCCAAAAGGTACAGAACGCTTGCCGGGAAATCGTAACCCTCGAAACAGTGGTGTAGTACCTACTAGCGCGTTTCTAACGTATCTCAATCGGGGAGACATCACGACCCTATGTATCCACTAGTAGTTAGCCTCAAGTCACAAATGCTACACATGCTTGTAGTAGTGCTCGCTCGTTCTTAAAGAACGCAAACGACTTTTTCCGAGAAATGTCgtgttatagttttttttagtttttcaatgaTTCTCGAACTCTTCTATACCTATCGTTATTTCGTTGCCAAACTGATCTGTGTTACACCGTTATTTGATAAGTATCTCTTAGCGTTGTTattaagttttgtcattttttattttctcaaccGATCATTCTTGTTAAGAATTGCCAAAGcgagttatttatttttatacctGAAACGATTAGTTTGTTTTGTTCTAGTAGGTACCTAGagttaaaattgaaagaaagaaACACTCGAACGTGTGTGTACCTTAAGCCACCGGAAATGCTATTAATTTACTGTTTAGTTTGTGTTGtaacattcttcaaaaaaaactgGACCTTTCGTTTGCTGCAAACACGTAAGCTATGTTTTTCTTttactttcgtttttttatacGTTAACTTACTTACCCCCTACTAATATTTGTTCTCttaacaaactttaaaaaaatgttttactgaaatgACGCTAACGCAGGCTTTGGAACTATTGATCGTAGAAAGATGTTGTGCAAATAGTTACTTACcatattgttgttttttgaaaatatgtgtatcaataataattaattCTTCAGTAGCATTTCtagaataattaatttaaagtttttaagtaCTAGGTACATAATTTTGCTTCTTCAATAAAGcacttattttttgttaattaatcAAAGGACATCAACTTTACAATACAAAGTATCTTTCAAGTCCGCTCAAACTTAGTAGCTACCTAAAGTTTAAAGTAAAGATTACACAGGACAAAAACTAACAATATGGTACTGTTTAATGAAGCTAATCATAACGTTTTCAAAAGCGCATCTGgtcaaaaaaattaacctttttcTATCTTCTAGCTAATCGACATGTACAAAGTTGATGAGGAGGAGTACAAAATGATCAGCAAGTTGGAGTTCTACGCTTAAATCCACTCCTGTAGCCCAGTTGCAGAGCGCGACGCGAGGAgtcgaatgaataaaaaaaacataaactttaTACCCAACCAGAAGAACTGAATTTTTATATAAACAGGCCGCCCGCCCTTATTCTTCTCTGCAAATCCAGGAGGTGGATAACAGGAGAAAGAACAAAAGGAAGCGAAATACTATCTCGTTAATTAAACTTTTAGAACTAAAGTAACTGATTTAGGTTGATAAGCGCAAAAACAAGGAGAAAACAAGAAACTGTGGAAATATTTATGGATCACacatataaaaagaaaaacatactGAACGTGTATATGATGAGTACGAAAACCCCATATATTTTAAGCAAATGTTAGAATGAaaagataaaacaaaatctCCATTATCAAACTTAGTGGTAAAGAAGTATGTATCAATTTGAACTTGAAGAATCTAGGCAAACCACATAAACGGTGAAGATAGAAAATATTATACTGAACTAGAGAGTATTAACTACTTACATTTATCACTGAGATAGAACCCTTTTAGGAAAGAGCAAACGCAAAAGTGAGATTAGTTGTTGTTTttagtaacattttttttcctatgagGAAACTTtaaagggagaaaaaaaaaacaaagggaAGAGTGACTTTTCACCCAACCCGACGATAAAAGTCCATGAGGGATAGTTTTTAAACGTTgcaaataagaataaaaacatACATTTAATACTATGAATCTAATGAAAATGAAAGGgaacaaaagaaatttttgctaTAGAGGAAAGAATCAAATTGACTAGTAATCGCAGGACAAGAATTAAGTACTATATCAATGCTATTAAAAATGAGATGAAGAACAGTTATTGAGTTAGAAAgagaatagttttattttgcAGTTGATGTTAATATAATTAAACTTTTTCCTGATTTTATCAAGagaagtttttgtttatgttttcagcTTCTGATAGATGTTGATTGTTATGTCCATTTTCTTTAAGAAGGTCAATTAGAAATTGCATAGGATAATTTATCTAGCGCCCCCGTTGTTTAATTTTACGAatagattggataaaaatctAATGGAAGCAATCCCTTTAGCTGCATTTTCAGGAAGCAATCAAAGCTGTTTTTAATTGTGGAAACTAAATATTTTATCCAAGGAAGCTCGTCGTGCGTTCAGATAAACGGATGGCACGTAAATATTTATGAACATGATAACCCCAAAGTATATGCATTAAAAACACACATCACAAAAAGTGTATATCgaagaacaattttaaatccaCTAATTCAAAATGAAACAAGTAATAAGCAAGACGTATTTAAACAGTTGCAAACTAGACataccaaattttaaacaagttaCTGAAAAAATGGGAAACCAAAACTATAATATATTTAATATGTATAATGATCAGATAGGACAACAACAGTATCATTTACTATTAAGCGAACAGAAAATCCTTCTTTCAAAAACTCCCCCCTCCCTCAAAACGCAGAATCACCTGTCCTTACTTCCCGCAGTAGGATTCGGTGTATCGAAAGACAGAAAATGAACTATAACGCCATGTTACACCAACTTTCACTTAAGAAATAATCAATTTCATCCATCTTATTCATAAACAAATCTCGATACATTTAAACTACAACAAGAATCATGAGtgcctataaaaaaaaacaaatcaaacccTATACTTTTTTATCAACGAAGAACAACGTGGCGGTGAAATTTCCTGTTTCCCATCAGAAAATATCTCGTGTCATTTAGAACCACACAAAAAACACAATGCAAGAATgtgagagagagaaagaggaaAATCAAGTGTGGTTAAGTTCACTGCTTGACAAAACAACTAAATAGTACGTTCGTAGTCGAATATAAAACTATAAAAGTCATTCAACGAATCTCTCCTCCAAAGTTCACAATTGCAAAGAAAGAAACAAACTAAACTAATAACCGTTCTCAAAGAGAAAAACACAcaattaaaaaggaaaaaaggagaaaaaacaaaaaaacgtaTGTTTTCTAGTCGTTACTTTTTAAGAtagaaaaaaacagcaacaacaatgTAATCATCAcaaattatgaaccaaaagttTAAAAGCAATCGTTTCATTTCCTGTTTTCCGAATGAATGGTTGATACTACCTATATCCCAGAATCTTCCTTTGACAGCATAAATCCATAAACATATGGATTGAAATATGACAAACGATTGTAAACGAACTTCAAATCCAGTATTTATGAACTCATGTAACTCCGAGCGTTAAAATTCGAGGTCTCCaatcaaatacaaaaatcaataaGTAGAGAAATCCGGTTTGATTTtgtgattaaatttaaaaaatatttacaagaCCTATATAAAAGAAGAGAAAACATCAACTTACTACACACAACTCCCACACATAATACACACGATCAGGCTCTATGATTACTATTAAAAAGTTCATCCACAAGTTACTGGTGGAATTCCGTCTCGGTATGAAAATTGTAGTGACGAAAAAGCTTATAAAACACAGATTAATAAttagaaggaaaaaataaacatatataAACGAATCAATCACCACACATCACTGACGAAGGTGTTCATGTGTTTTAACTGTTTCTAGTAGAAGATATCACTATTCCATTGTCGGAACTTTTGTCGATATTTCTTATTTACTTAAGGTTTTATCTCTGATCTTCCAACGTAAATGGCCGAAAAAAGGATCTCCACTGTTGGCGATCCAGAGACCGCTTCTTCTGATATCAGTCAAGATTTTGTCGACATTTCCAATTTctgcggctaggcttcgcctcTTCTTCGCCATTGGTAACTGCTAGCTTACGATTCGAAATAAAGATTTATACATTCTTCCGAAGACATCGGCCAAGAAAGCCAGAAATCTCCCCCTTACAAGAGTACAAGAGTAATCCGAATTGACAGCCAGATGTTCCGAAGACCCGTAAAAGCAAATCGAGCCTTCCTGAACCAGGTTTCGTTGGcgttcgaaataaatttttggCATACgcttccatcgacttggtctttcaatatcgtcagccagatCAAGATCGTTCAGCTGCCCCGTTATTGAAGGGTTGCACTTCGTCGGTCCTCTAACGTCGGTCTACattcgatcgatccagtcaagagcTACTCCATTACGAAGGCCAAAATAAAGTGTCATAAAATACATCCTTACCACACTTCCGCGATTGTCGGAatcggattgaaaaatacgaTACGAAGTTTGAGCTGATATTTCGATATCTCTCGAACTTTTTTGCCGTCGCGAAATGTCGTACCTACAATAAAATGGATTGGGAGCTTGCCGAGCCTTATTTTGTTCAACTGGCTTTTCGATGCGTGCTCAATTCTGACATTCGCCTTCCAacgcaaatttataaaatcgtaAAGGACCTTTCAAgtcttgataatttttgtatgattcaATAGAGGAACTCATTCTTAAACTTTTTGTTAAACAGTGTAAGTTCcactgaaatttataaaaaaaaattttgcaggACTTAAAGGTTAAAATTTAGCTTCGATCAATGCCTTCTACGCATGATCAATGGGAGTTAATAAATTCTGTTATTAACACAAATTAGCTTCAGTTATCTTGAATCTGATATTAACTAAACAAGTATCCCAAGATAAATGAAAATGTGACTTTCGAAGCGAATTCAGAACATGATAAGCTCAGCATTACTATAACAATATATTCAAACACTCACTAACGAACCACCATTTCCGATTAATTCAAACTTCGAACGCGACGACGTTCCCGATACAATGAGAATCGCTGAACTGTAGTGAAAAAGATACAACATAATTGTTAatgtgaagttaaaaaaaaatcttagttgaTTATAGACTTACTATACGGATCGAACCTAATCAGCTCCAGCTTGTCGGCCAAACGTTCACGGATTTGCGTGAACTGATGTCCGCTCACGGCACTTTCCATCAGCACCAGGATATTTCTGAAAAACGGAAGtttcaatagttttcatttTGCTTCGCTAATTTCAGAATGGTTTTACTTACTTGCTTTTcgctttttttaataaaacattcgtaagaaacatttttaaaaggcTGATAAAATTCGTGAGAATTGCATAAAAGTGTGAGCCCGCACAGCCTGCAgttcaaacaaaaccaaatggaaccaaaatcaTAATAAAGCAAACGCTTGGCCTAAcgcggaaaaacgcttcgaaTTTGACAGTTGACCTGAAAGCCAATACCACACCGGTCACATTTTCTGGCATTGTTTGtttaaagccgtttttcgtTGCAAGttctaaatattttacaatttatgTGCCTTAAAACGGAACAAAACAAGGTATAACACaaatttaacttctttttttacCTGCAAGGATATGTTCTAATTTACATTTTCCAGGTATGAGTAAAATGCCTTCGATTTTCGACACCCCACTTCCGGCTGAGCCGAAGAAACAGAAAAAGCGAGTCAACGAGTCCGGAGAACCGGACGGGGCTGCCCAGAAtgaaaagcaagcgaaaaagaagaaaactaCCGAGGGCGGCTTGTGTCAAGTTAGGAACAAAACGTTTTCATAGCTAGGAACAAAACATTTCAACCACTGCTAgtcagttttgaaatatttcactaGACTAGCGCCATCTATGATTCGCTAGAATAAGCTCTGCTAtaatgtttttaagctttatttgGAACCGACTTATACGTTTCTGTTATTGTTATTGGATAGAATTTTTATTAGACATAACTAATGAACTGAAGAAATACTTCTGGGGCCCTTCAGATACCACgcggacagaaaaatgagatttttgaccctcTCGTCTCCCACCGTAGACAAGCGAAGacaatttttccaa
This sequence is a window from Uranotaenia lowii strain MFRU-FL chromosome 3, ASM2978415v1, whole genome shotgun sequence. Protein-coding genes within it:
- the LOC129757439 gene encoding 39S ribosomal protein L33, mitochondrial; translation: MFLTNVLLKKAKSKNILVLMESAVSGHQFTQIRERLADKLELIRFDPYIQRFSLYRERRRVRSLN